The following are from one region of the Cystobacter fuscus DSM 2262 genome:
- the purN gene encoding phosphoribosylglycinamide formyltransferase, which produces MSGRAKLGVLVSGSGSNLQALLDACARADYPAEVALVVSNVPTAFALERARTAGVAARALDHKTFGARADFEKALGDALEAAGVEWVCLAGFMRLLGADFLGRFPGRVLNIHPSLLPAFPGLHAQRQALDRGVKVAGCTVHFVDPGMDTGPIIAQAAVPVLSGDDEAALSARILAAEHRLYPLAVKLAVTGAVRLEGGRAVSSVGPSVDAAGLRNPGEPG; this is translated from the coding sequence ATGAGCGGCCGCGCGAAGCTGGGCGTGCTGGTGTCGGGCAGTGGCAGCAACCTGCAGGCCCTGCTCGACGCGTGCGCCCGCGCGGACTACCCGGCCGAGGTGGCCCTGGTGGTCTCCAACGTGCCCACCGCCTTCGCCCTGGAGCGGGCGCGCACGGCGGGCGTGGCGGCGCGGGCGTTGGATCACAAGACGTTCGGCGCGCGCGCGGACTTCGAGAAGGCACTGGGCGATGCGCTGGAGGCCGCCGGCGTCGAGTGGGTGTGCCTTGCGGGCTTCATGCGGCTGCTCGGGGCGGACTTCCTCGGGCGCTTTCCGGGCCGGGTGCTCAACATCCACCCCTCGCTGCTGCCGGCCTTCCCCGGGCTGCATGCCCAGCGGCAGGCCCTGGACAGGGGCGTGAAGGTGGCCGGGTGCACGGTGCACTTCGTGGACCCGGGCATGGACACGGGCCCTATCATCGCGCAGGCGGCAGTGCCCGTGCTCTCCGGGGATGACGAGGCGGCCCTGTCCGCGCGCATCCTCGCGGCGGAGCACCGGCTCTACCCGCTGGCGGTCAAGCTCGCGGTGACGGGCGCGGTGCGGCTGGAGGGCGGACGTGCCGTGTCCTCGGTGGGCCCCAGCGTGGACGCGGCGGGCCTGCGCAATCCCGGCGAGCCGGGCTGA
- a CDS encoding arginyltransferase — protein sequence MAIILGHSVEPPGECSYLPDQSSSMEQFVMKDVTAEEYERMLVRGWRRFGPMYFRPACQACFQCVSLRIPTATFQPNRSQRRARAACAHLRVEVGPPRVDEERLALYRAWHAEREQTREWNASPIGPREYFLQFAFPHPCAREVAWYDDTAEGGPRLVGLGICDEMPQAWSAVYFFYDPAYARASLGSANVVFQVELARARGIPHVYLGYRVQECASLRYKGAFRPHELLEGRPAPDEPPRWTPAEDPGDTPP from the coding sequence ATGGCGATCATCCTGGGACATTCCGTCGAGCCGCCCGGCGAGTGCAGCTACCTGCCGGATCAGAGTTCCTCGATGGAGCAGTTCGTCATGAAGGACGTGACGGCCGAGGAGTACGAGCGGATGCTCGTGCGCGGCTGGCGCCGCTTCGGCCCCATGTACTTCCGGCCCGCCTGCCAGGCCTGCTTCCAGTGCGTGTCGCTGCGCATCCCCACGGCGACCTTCCAGCCCAACCGCAGCCAGCGCCGGGCCCGCGCCGCGTGCGCCCACCTGCGCGTGGAGGTGGGCCCCCCTCGGGTGGACGAGGAGCGGCTGGCGCTCTACCGGGCCTGGCATGCCGAGCGCGAGCAGACGCGCGAATGGAACGCCTCGCCGATCGGCCCCCGAGAGTACTTCCTCCAGTTCGCCTTCCCCCACCCGTGCGCGCGCGAGGTGGCCTGGTACGACGACACGGCCGAGGGTGGCCCCCGGCTCGTCGGCCTGGGCATCTGCGACGAGATGCCCCAGGCCTGGAGCGCGGTGTACTTCTTCTACGATCCCGCCTACGCCCGGGCCTCACTGGGCTCGGCCAACGTGGTGTTCCAGGTGGAGCTGGCGCGGGCCCGGGGCATTCCCCATGTGTACCTGGGCTACCGGGTCCAGGAGTGCGCGTCCCTGCGCTACAAGGGAGCGTTCCGCCCGCATGAGCTGCTCGAGGGGCGACCCGCCCCGGACGAGCCGCCCCGCTGGACCCCGGCCGAGGACCCCGGGGACACCCCGCCCTGA
- a CDS encoding NAD(P)-binding protein, with the protein MPTPASRSKPLPSSTAPSRHVYDVIVLGSQLGGALAAVLLARRGYSVLLVEHDGTGPGYEHDGFLLPYAPFITPALKTMPAVEEAFAELSLTPQLQRGQQPHVPELQLVLPRHRVDLHADPARRSAEFLREFGTESERILADLAATIRQHEPSDAFFKEGPPLPPDGMLESWNLKKRLRQHGGLEAEPRLSGTDEPSRLLRGLLPFTIHMDQPGSPLARTRPLSQALQTPWRYPGGRDGLRQLLFDRFTELGGDLLSPDNTDTYVAEELHIEGNRFSALKLLRSDTLYRASCLVSATDAGALRRILTGRKKHRALSEQLDVSTVKSFLFSVNWVVPEAALPRGMGELLLMDTQQEGELSHLLVQLHPARDHQGKEDPALRVVCAGGFVPASIRDLGEGYLQNLALRIDAHLDALMPFTKDKRLLRSAPYLDASAVRGSRLMPHPHYVFDSEAVLGVTGLKQQTPTKNLLLAGREVLPGLGLEGEFLAGIRAARLVQEMLKKKPVLKR; encoded by the coding sequence ATGCCGACGCCCGCTTCCCGCTCCAAACCGCTCCCCTCCTCCACGGCTCCCTCCCGGCACGTCTATGACGTGATTGTCCTGGGCAGCCAGTTGGGCGGGGCACTCGCCGCGGTGCTGCTCGCCCGGCGCGGCTACAGCGTCCTCCTGGTGGAGCACGACGGCACGGGGCCGGGCTACGAGCACGACGGCTTCCTGCTGCCCTACGCCCCCTTCATCACCCCGGCCCTCAAGACGATGCCCGCGGTGGAGGAGGCCTTCGCCGAGCTCAGCCTCACCCCCCAGTTGCAACGCGGCCAGCAGCCCCACGTGCCCGAGCTGCAGCTGGTGCTGCCCCGCCACCGGGTGGACCTGCACGCCGACCCGGCCCGCCGGAGCGCCGAGTTCCTCCGCGAATTCGGGACCGAGAGCGAGCGCATCCTCGCGGACCTCGCCGCCACCATCCGGCAGCACGAGCCCTCGGATGCCTTCTTCAAGGAAGGCCCGCCCCTGCCGCCCGACGGCATGCTGGAGTCCTGGAATCTCAAGAAGCGCCTGCGCCAGCACGGCGGGCTCGAGGCGGAGCCCCGGCTGAGCGGCACGGACGAGCCCTCGCGGCTGCTGCGCGGCCTGCTGCCCTTCACCATCCACATGGATCAGCCCGGCTCGCCCCTGGCGCGCACGCGGCCCCTGTCCCAGGCGCTGCAGACGCCCTGGCGCTACCCGGGCGGACGCGACGGCCTGCGGCAGTTGCTCTTCGATCGCTTCACGGAGCTGGGCGGCGACCTGCTCAGCCCCGACAACACGGACACGTACGTGGCCGAGGAGCTGCACATCGAGGGCAACCGCTTCTCCGCGCTCAAGCTGCTGCGCTCGGACACGCTCTACCGGGCCTCGTGCCTGGTGTCCGCCACGGACGCGGGCGCGCTGCGACGCATCCTGACGGGGCGCAAGAAGCACCGCGCCCTGAGCGAGCAGCTCGATGTGTCCACCGTGAAGTCCTTCCTCTTCTCGGTGAACTGGGTGGTGCCGGAGGCGGCGCTGCCGCGCGGCATGGGCGAGCTGCTGCTCATGGACACCCAGCAGGAGGGCGAGCTGAGCCACCTGCTCGTGCAGCTCCACCCCGCGCGCGACCACCAGGGCAAGGAGGACCCCGCGCTCCGGGTGGTGTGCGCCGGGGGCTTCGTCCCCGCCAGCATCCGGGACCTGGGCGAGGGCTACCTGCAGAACCTCGCCCTGCGCATCGACGCCCACCTCGACGCGCTGATGCCCTTCACGAAGGACAAGCGCCTGCTGCGCTCGGCCCCCTACCTGGACGCCAGCGCGGTGCGCGGCAGCCGGCTCATGCCCCACCCCCATTACGTCTTCGACTCGGAAGCGGTGCTGGGGGTCACGGGTTTGAAGCAGCAAACGCCCACGAAGAACCTCCTGCTCGCCGGACGGGAGGTCCTCCCTGGGCTGGGCCTGGAGGGCGAGTTCCTCGCGGGCATCCGGGCCGCGCGGCTGGTGCAGGAGATGCTCAAGAAGAAGCCCGTCCTCAAGCGCTGA
- the rpmB gene encoding 50S ribosomal protein L28: protein MAWKCDICGKRPLVGNNVSHANNKTKKRTLPNLQKIRASVNGTPERVLACTRCIKAGKVTKAA from the coding sequence ATGGCCTGGAAATGCGACATCTGCGGGAAGCGGCCGCTGGTGGGCAACAACGTCAGCCACGCGAACAACAAGACCAAGAAGCGGACCCTCCCGAATCTGCAGAAGATCCGGGCCTCCGTGAACGGCACCCCGGAGCGCGTGCTCGCCTGCACCCGCTGCATCAAGGCCGGCAAGGTCACCAAGGCGGCCTGA
- a CDS encoding N-acetylmuramic acid 6-phosphate etherase: MGKARSTSHALPPSEQVHPLAEDLDLVPPEEVIRRLHREDVAAVRAVRPALRGMARVARSVADALHAGGRLVYVGAGTSGRLGVLDASECPPTFGTSPSQVQAVIAGGPRAMTRAVEGAEDDAEAGARTMRRLRVGPSDVVCGISASARTPFVRGALQEARRRGAHTVLVCCGPPGPGMEADEVLLAQTGPELVAGSTRLKAGTATKLILNALTTTAFVTLGKVYRGRMVDMRPGNTKLRARAARMVAELTDLTLPAAQRLLERAGHEVKVALAMHFAGVSAEQARRRLKHSGLRDLSARGPTKAPARKPRARRA, encoded by the coding sequence GTGGGCAAGGCGCGTTCCACAAGCCACGCGCTCCCGCCCAGCGAGCAGGTTCATCCCCTGGCGGAGGATCTGGACCTCGTCCCTCCGGAAGAGGTCATCCGCCGTTTGCATCGAGAAGACGTGGCCGCTGTCCGAGCGGTCCGCCCCGCGTTGCGCGGCATGGCGCGCGTGGCACGTTCCGTGGCCGACGCCCTCCACGCAGGAGGCCGTCTGGTCTACGTGGGAGCGGGAACCAGCGGGCGACTGGGCGTGCTCGACGCGAGTGAGTGTCCCCCCACCTTCGGGACGTCCCCCAGCCAGGTCCAGGCGGTGATCGCCGGAGGCCCCCGGGCGATGACGCGCGCGGTGGAGGGCGCCGAGGACGATGCCGAGGCGGGCGCCCGCACCATGCGCCGCCTGCGCGTGGGCCCGAGCGACGTGGTGTGTGGCATCTCCGCGAGCGCGCGCACCCCCTTCGTTCGCGGCGCGCTCCAGGAGGCACGACGGCGCGGCGCGCACACGGTGCTGGTGTGTTGTGGCCCGCCAGGTCCTGGAATGGAGGCGGACGAGGTGTTGCTGGCCCAGACGGGACCGGAGCTCGTCGCGGGCAGTACGCGGCTCAAGGCGGGCACGGCGACGAAGCTGATCCTCAACGCCCTCACCACCACGGCCTTCGTGACGCTGGGCAAGGTGTACCGCGGGCGCATGGTGGACATGCGCCCGGGCAACACGAAGCTGCGTGCCCGGGCGGCGCGGATGGTGGCGGAGCTGACGGACCTCACGCTGCCCGCGGCCCAGCGACTGCTCGAGCGGGCCGGCCACGAGGTGAAGGTCGCGCTGGCGATGCACTTCGCGGGAGTGTCCGCGGAGCAAGCCAGGCGCCGCCTGAAACACTCCGGCCTGCGCGACTTGAGCGCTCGAGGGCCGACGAAGGCGCCCGCTCGCAAGCCACGCGCCCGGCGCGCCTAG
- a CDS encoding aminotransferase family protein: MNTVRYPDGNVLLRNLARDFPVISHGQGVYLFDKQGKRYLDGSGGALVVSVGHGNREVADRIHEQLLRVAYVNGTHFTADVTEALASKLCALAPEGLDRAAFLSSGSEVTEAAVKFARQLWVERGEPQRSKVITRMPGYHGNTLYALSMSGRPHYKKFFGPLLSEVVTTPAPYPYRSGLADYARDGAEHYARLLEETIEREGASTIAAFIAEPVIGSSAGASVPPPGYFERVSEICRRHGILTIADEVMCGCGRTGQFFASTQFQFQPDVLVLGKGISGGYVPLSALLVRQSHLEEMRQGSGGFMHAQTYLQAPVMTAAGLAVLDYYERHGLVAHAARVGEYLQRRLREVLLPLPHVGSIQGVGLMAGVEFVEDKASKRPFPRGRKVVEGLLSELFAQGLILWPNTGHADGTNGDLVMIGPPLVITESEVDELVELLARGINRYMERL, translated from the coding sequence GTGAACACCGTTCGTTATCCCGATGGCAACGTGCTCTTGCGCAACCTCGCGCGAGATTTTCCCGTCATCTCCCATGGCCAGGGCGTCTACCTGTTCGACAAACAGGGCAAGCGCTACCTGGACGGCTCGGGCGGGGCGCTGGTGGTCAGCGTGGGCCACGGCAACCGCGAGGTGGCCGACCGCATCCACGAGCAGCTGCTCCGGGTGGCCTACGTCAACGGCACGCACTTCACCGCGGACGTGACGGAAGCGCTGGCCTCGAAGCTGTGCGCGCTCGCGCCCGAGGGCCTCGACCGGGCGGCCTTCCTCAGCTCCGGCTCCGAGGTGACGGAGGCCGCGGTCAAGTTCGCGCGCCAGCTCTGGGTCGAGCGCGGTGAGCCCCAGCGATCCAAGGTCATCACCCGCATGCCGGGCTACCACGGCAACACCCTCTACGCCCTGTCCATGTCGGGGCGGCCCCACTACAAGAAGTTCTTCGGGCCCCTGCTCTCCGAGGTCGTCACCACGCCCGCGCCCTACCCCTACCGCTCGGGCCTCGCGGACTACGCGCGCGACGGGGCCGAGCACTACGCGCGGCTGCTGGAGGAGACCATCGAGCGCGAGGGCGCCTCCACCATCGCCGCCTTCATCGCCGAGCCCGTCATCGGCTCCTCGGCGGGCGCGTCCGTGCCGCCGCCGGGCTATTTCGAGCGCGTGTCGGAGATCTGCCGCCGCCACGGCATCCTCACCATCGCCGACGAGGTCATGTGCGGCTGTGGCCGCACGGGTCAGTTCTTCGCGAGCACCCAGTTCCAGTTCCAGCCGGACGTGCTCGTGCTGGGCAAGGGCATCAGCGGCGGCTACGTGCCGCTGAGCGCGCTGCTCGTGCGCCAGAGCCACCTCGAGGAGATGCGTCAGGGCTCGGGCGGCTTCATGCACGCGCAGACCTACCTGCAGGCCCCCGTCATGACGGCCGCGGGGCTCGCGGTGCTGGACTACTACGAGCGGCATGGCCTGGTGGCGCACGCCGCGCGCGTGGGCGAGTACCTGCAACGCCGCCTGCGCGAGGTGCTGCTGCCCCTGCCCCACGTGGGCTCCATCCAGGGCGTGGGCCTGATGGCGGGCGTGGAGTTCGTGGAGGACAAGGCCAGCAAGCGGCCCTTCCCCCGCGGACGCAAGGTGGTGGAGGGGCTGCTCTCCGAGCTGTTCGCCCAGGGCCTCATCCTCTGGCCCAACACCGGCCATGCCGATGGAACCAACGGAGATCTGGTGATGATTGGCCCGCCGCTCGTCATCACTGAGTCGGAAGTGGACGAGCTGGTGGAACTGCTCGCCCGGGGAATCAACCGCTACATGGAGAGGCTATGA
- a CDS encoding aldehyde dehydrogenase family protein, translating into MSFRITYSVLDADLSQLHAEFDKALSAVRGKLGAEHPSFISGEPWRGGDLLDSRNPANQELLGRFHRTPLSEVDRVVRVSREAQKKWGATPWQERARILKRAADLISERRMELAAIMTLEVGKTRLESLGDVEESADLMRYYAGQLEEAEGFVKPLARLSPKEDTRSVLRPYGVFVVISPFNFPVALAAGMSAGVLLGGNTVILKPSEETPWCAEGLYQALHDAGLPPGVFQLVHGEGESLGAALVSHPGIDGVNFTGSQPVGMEIHRRLTAQSVRPCFLELGGKNPAIVCRDADLEAAIEGCYRSAFGLSGQKCSALSRIYVHEDLKRDFIAGLAEKARATRAADPSLASTYLGPVINDASVKRFERAVAEARQGGTVHAGGGRPQLDGALAQGHFVEATVVEVPHGHRLMRDELFLPFVGVTGFRTLDEALGMANDCIYGLTAGVFSRKPEDVEAFMDRAEAGVLYANRRTGATTGAWPGVQSFCGWKASGGSGKGGCGPYYVSQFMREQSQTRMG; encoded by the coding sequence ATGAGCTTTCGCATCACCTATTCCGTCCTCGATGCCGACCTGTCGCAACTGCATGCCGAGTTCGACAAGGCCCTCTCAGCCGTGCGCGGAAAGCTGGGCGCCGAGCACCCCTCCTTCATCTCCGGCGAGCCCTGGCGGGGAGGAGACCTGCTGGACAGCCGCAACCCGGCCAACCAGGAGCTGCTCGGCCGCTTCCACCGCACGCCCCTGTCCGAGGTGGACCGGGTGGTGCGCGTGTCGCGCGAGGCGCAGAAGAAGTGGGGCGCCACGCCCTGGCAGGAGCGCGCGCGCATCCTCAAGCGCGCCGCGGACCTCATCTCCGAGCGCCGCATGGAGCTGGCGGCCATCATGACGCTCGAGGTGGGCAAGACGCGGCTGGAGTCGCTCGGGGACGTGGAGGAGTCCGCGGACCTGATGCGCTACTACGCGGGCCAGCTCGAGGAGGCCGAGGGCTTCGTCAAGCCGCTCGCGCGCCTGTCCCCCAAGGAAGACACCCGGAGCGTGCTGCGGCCCTACGGCGTGTTCGTGGTCATCTCCCCCTTCAACTTCCCGGTCGCGCTCGCGGCGGGCATGAGCGCGGGCGTGCTGCTCGGGGGCAACACCGTCATCCTCAAGCCCAGCGAGGAGACGCCCTGGTGCGCCGAGGGCCTCTACCAGGCGCTGCATGACGCGGGGCTGCCCCCGGGCGTGTTCCAGCTCGTGCACGGCGAGGGTGAGTCCCTCGGCGCCGCGCTCGTGTCCCACCCGGGCATCGACGGCGTCAACTTCACCGGCAGCCAGCCGGTGGGCATGGAGATCCACCGGCGCCTCACCGCCCAGTCCGTGCGCCCCTGCTTCCTGGAGCTGGGTGGGAAGAACCCGGCCATCGTCTGCCGTGACGCGGACCTGGAGGCGGCCATCGAGGGGTGCTACCGCTCGGCGTTCGGGCTCTCCGGCCAGAAGTGCAGTGCCCTGTCGCGCATCTACGTGCACGAGGACCTCAAGCGCGACTTCATCGCGGGGCTGGCGGAGAAGGCGCGCGCCACCCGCGCGGCCGACCCGAGCCTCGCCTCCACCTACCTGGGCCCGGTCATCAACGACGCCTCGGTGAAGCGCTTCGAGCGCGCGGTGGCCGAGGCCCGCCAGGGCGGCACCGTGCACGCGGGCGGAGGACGGCCCCAGCTCGACGGGGCGCTCGCCCAGGGCCACTTCGTGGAGGCCACCGTGGTGGAGGTGCCCCACGGCCACCGGCTGATGCGCGACGAGCTCTTCCTGCCCTTCGTGGGCGTCACGGGCTTCCGGACGCTGGATGAGGCGCTGGGCATGGCCAATGACTGCATCTATGGCCTGACCGCCGGCGTCTTCAGCCGCAAGCCCGAGGACGTGGAAGCCTTCATGGATCGCGCCGAGGCGGGCGTGCTCTATGCCAACCGCCGCACCGGCGCCACCACGGGCGCCTGGCCCGGCGTGCAGTCCTTCTGCGGTTGGAAGGCCAGCGGCGGCTCCG